The following is a genomic window from Pseudothermotoga thermarum DSM 5069.
AGAATTTTTTCTTGCAGCTTTGCTTGTGTTGAGATTTTCCAAAGATTTTCTCAGCTTTTTGTTCAACGTCATTTTAACTGTTGCAATTATCAACGCGGTAAACATGTCCGATGGGCTTGATGGTGCGTGCGCCGTAGTTGTGAGCCTGGGCATATTGCTCGGCAATTTTGGAAAGATTGGTTTGGCTTTTGTTGGAGCCTTGCTTGGTTATTTAGTTTTCAACTTTCCTCCAACAAAGGTTCACATGGGCGATGCGGGAACATATTTGCTCGGTGCTTTTGTTTCTTACATGATCGTTGGTAGAATGGATAATCCTTTTGATTTGAAACCTGTTTTGCTGTTTTTTCTACCTTTGTTGGATTTGCTTTCTGCTGTGATTAGAAGAATTTCTCATCACAAATCTCCCTTCAAAGGTGATTTGGATCATGTTCATCACAAACTTTTTAGAAGATTTGCAGGAACACCGGTTGTTAGAAAACGCAAAGTGATACTTGCTTTGGGGTTCTTAACTGTTGTTTATGGTGTGGCAAGTTATACAAGGTTTGGGGTACTTCTGGCAGCAGTTTTGTCGATCTTGCTAGTTGCTTACTTGAGATTGTTTTTCTACGATGAAAAGGAGGTTTTTAAATGACAAAGGTTGAAGAAATTTTCTTTCACCTGATGATAATTGTTGTCGCACTGCTTGCTGGGAAAAAGTTCACTTACGAATTCAGCGTTCCAAAATACGCGGCATTGGCCACTATCTTTGGAATCATGTTGCTTATACTTCTTCCAAAGTTGATCAAAAGAAAAAAACTTGATATTTATATCTCCTTTGCAAACTTGTCCTGGCTTCTTTTCGCTGTGGCATCGTTTGTTTCCATCGTTTATGTTCTTCTCGAAAACAGTTATTATGTGCTCTATTCAACAAATGTTGCGTTTTTCATTTTGCTTACTGTGATTTTGTCGATTTACATCTCCAACAGATTTTTCAGCAAAGAAACGATAACAAAGGCAATGCTAACTTTTGTTGGAACTGGGGTAGTCATTGCGATAGATAGCCTGCTTGCCTATTACGTGGGTAGAAGTATTTTTCTTGGTCGCTTTGATCAAAGATTTTCAAAGATGAACATACTAGGCACAATAGGGAATCCTATCTTTGTTGCAAATTACATGACAATGCTTTTACCGATAGCTTTTTACTTTGTCTTCGCGGACGATTATGGTTGGAAAAACAAAGGCAAAATTGCTAAGTTAACAACAAAAATCTTTTGCTTTGTCGCCTTTCTTTTGTTTCTTACTGTTGATCTGCTTTGTCAAACAAGATCTGAATACATTGCGATGTTTCTCAGCTTTGCTGCTTTTTGGATCTTGTATTTTGCTTACTCGCGTAATAAAAAGGTTGACGATGAGAAAGAAAATCAATCTAACAAAAGATTGAGAAGGATTCTAACAGCTCTTCTTGCCATTTGTTCTCTCGTCGTTTTTTGGTTGTTTGGAACAAACAATCCACTGACACAGGGTAAAGCGATAGCACCTAGGTTCACTCCAGAAGTGATAGCAGCGGACGCTGACACAAGAATTCTTGCCTGGCTTGCTGCCGTCGAACAATGGAAGGAAAGCAAAGTAATAGGAACAGGGATAGGCACTTACCAAATAAAAGCCATCGACATGATGGAGAAGGTGATGAGGGAAAAGCCTAAGTACCTTTACGCTTGGGAAAATTTCAAAAGAGCACACAACGACTATGTGCAAGTTTTAGGGGAAACAGGAATTTTTGGCTTTTCTTCTGTGATTTTGCTAGCTGTCGCTCTAATTTTCTATGCCTTTGCCTATATGAGAAGGGAAACTTCCAAAGATAATCTTTTCCTTTTCCTTTCTCTTTCTAGTTCCTTCATCGCGTTCATGGTTCAAAGCTTCTTCAGCTTTCCAGGACAGTTGATGCCAAATGCTTTGCTTGCGATTTTTGTCGCGAGTGTAGCTGTTGGAAGATATTTCAACCGCTGGTTTGTACTTGCCAAAAACGTTGATCTTTCAGGATTTAAAAAATTTACAGCAGTTGTTTTGGCATTTTTTGTCGTTATATTCTCCATCTACTTCACTTGGAACTACTTTCTGTCCGAGTACAATTTCAAATGGGGTGAGTATTCCTTCAAAATGATTGAAGCTTTATCCAAGCAGAAGTCTCAACTGCAAGAATACGAAAAGTTGTATGCTCAAAAGTTTAAAGAGCTTGAATCTCTCTCCGGCGAGTTTGCAAGGTTGAGACCGGAAAATTATCCGGTGAAGGGAATCGAAGGAGAAAGGCAAAGGCTTTTGGAGATAGCAAACATAAGGGCAAGTTTGCAGAAAAGCTTAGAAACCATTCGAAAAAACATCGTTGAAATCGATGAAAAGATCCTAGAACACGAAAACAAGGCAAGAGAGCGTTTTATAAAAAGTGTTAAGATCAACCACACCTATGGAAAATCGCACTTTTATCTTTCTTCACTGGCTTTAAGATCTTCGAGGATAGAGAAAATTCAAAAAGTACTAGAATCTGGAAATTACTTACCTTTGGAGCAACGTTTTGACGATATACAGAAAGTTATCTTTCCTGATTACAGATCGGCTGATTTACTGTTTTTATCTGAGTTTGCATCCAGCTATTCGGAAACCATTGCTTTACTTCAAGCGGCTCTTGATTCATGCGATTTGTTTAAAACATCTTTGAAATCTTTCAACGAGAGAAACACCTACAAAGCTTTGGCGATGAGATACGCGGCGATTTACATTTTACTCGATCAACTTGAAAGCAAACTTGTTGAAAACGGTATGCCTTTTGACAGAAACAATTTTTCAAAGCTTAAAGATCAAATTGTCTTGGAATTCGAAAACTTTGCCAGAAAAACTATAGAAAAACTTCCTGGTGCATGGAACAAATATCCAGATTGGAAAAACATCGATTATGCACGGGCATTTTCAGGGGAAGACATATACAGGGTTGTTGCAAAATCTGCCGAGGACACAGGTGATAAAAGGCTCAACGAGTTCATCGTTTGGGTGGCAGAAAAAGAAATTTGGGCATGTGAGAATATGGCGAAAAAAGGCGTTTGGGCTGTTCCAAATGGCGCAATCGATTCGATTTGTGTTCTAATAGGAAGAATTATGCGAGAGGATGAAAAAAGAGGCAAAGAGTTTGTTGAAAATGTTTTGGGGATGTACAAAAGTAGTTACGAACGCTTGAAAGTTGACTTGCAAAAAATACAGGTAGAAAAAGCAGTTGAACAGTACATAGACCAAGTGAAGGATGGTGTGGTGAAAATTTTGAATGATTTGAAAGTTGATAAAAATCGAATTTTGACAATTGAAACGTCTATAAAAAGGTTGGAAGGAGAGCTACGTCGACTTTTGAGTTCGTTGGACTGGAAAATTGTGGCAAGGTATGAGGTAAATTTCTTGATCAAAGATGGTCAGCATCGAAAGAAAGTTTTGCTGTCAAATTATTTGAGCGATGAGATTCGTCGACATATTGAAGAAATAACTGGTAAAATTGTTACGGACCAAACAACTTTGGCTAAGTTTAAGGAAAACTTGAGCGGAGTTGTTAAAAACATTCCTTTTGATCTGTTGCTTTGGGAAAGAATCAATAGATTCATCAGCTATTACGATGTGCTGGCTGAATACTTTGAATGATTTCCAAAGACAAACAAAGGAGGTGCGCTTGCTTGCAGTGGCATGGGACCACAATATTGGTTGTTTCAAGAAATGGTAAAACCGTAATGGCAGGCGATGGACAGGTTACATACGGCAACATCGTTTTAAAACACGGTGCCAAAAAGGTGAGAAAGATCGCCGATGGGCAGGTTCTTGCAGGTTTTGCGGGATCAGTTGCAGATGCTATGGCACTTTTCGACAGATTTGAAGCAAAATTGAGAGAGTGGGGAGGCAATTTGACAAAAGCAGCTGTTGAATTAGCGAAAGACTGGCGTATGGATAGAGTTTTAAGAAGACTTGAAGCCATGTTGATCGTTGCAGATAGAAACAACGTCTTTATAATATCTGGTACCGGTGAAGTCATACAGCCGGATGACAACGTTGCCGCAATAGGTTCTGGGGCTCCTTACGCTTTGGCGGCCGCAAGAGCACTGCTGAGAAACACAGATCTTGATGCAAGAACTATAGTTGAGAAATCTATGGAGATAGCAAGTGAAATGTGCATCTATACAAACAAAAACATCATAATAGAGGAATTGTGAGGGGATTGAAGATGGTGAAAAACTTTGACGAACTTTCGCCGCAGGAAATAGTGAGAGAGCTTGATAGATACATAATCGGTCAGTATGCCGCTAAAAAAGCGGTTGCTATTGCCATTAGAAACCGAATTAGAAGACAAAAATTGCCTGAGGAATGGAGAAAAGAGGTTCTTCCGAAAAACATTTTGATGATAGGTCCAACTGGTGTGGGTAAAACTGAGATTGCAAGAAGGTTGGCGCAGCTTTCAGGTTCTCCGTTTTTGAAAGTTGAAGCAACTCGTTACACCGAGGTTGGATACGTTGGTAAAAACGTTGAATCCATGATACGCGATCTTGTAGAAATCAGCGTCAACATGGTTAAGAAGGAGAAAATGGATGAAGTTAAAGAAAAAGCGGAACAAATGGTTGAAGAAAGAATCCTCGATGCACTCATTCCCGAATCACGCAGACCACAGCCAACTGGTATAATGGCTTTATTTGGTCCGCAACCTTCGCAACAATCTCCGGAGGAAAGGAAATTGCTAAGACAGAAAAGGGAAGAGTTGAGACAAAAACTTCGCGCTGGTGAACTTGAGAACGAAATGATAGAAATTGAGGTGGAAAAAGAAGCCGCGCCTTTCGTTGGAGTCATGGGACCAGCGGAATTGGAGGATCTTGGAATAGACTTAACTTCCATGCTTGGGAACTTACTTCCAAAGACTCGTCAAAAGAAGAGAGTAACAGTTTCGGAAGCCAGAAAGATTCTACTTCCAATTGAAGCTGAAAAACTCTTGGATATGGATAAAGTAATTCAGGAAGCTCTCGACAGAGCTCAAAACAGGGGAATAATCTTCATCGATGAGATCGACAAAATAGCCATCAAATCCACCGGTGCTGGTCCAGACGTTTCAAGGCAAGGTGTTCAAAGAGATTTACTTCCAATAGTTGAAGGTACAACTATCATGACGAAATACGGCCCTGTGAGAACCGACTACATTCTCTTCATAGCTTCAGGTGCATTTCACATGAGTAGACCTTCTGATTTGATTCCAGAGCTTCAAGGGCGTTTTCCAATAAGAGTCGAGCTTTCACCATTAACAAAAGAAGACTTTGTGAGAATCTTGACAGAACCGCAGAATGCTATCATCAAGCAATACCAAGCCCTTCTTTCAACGGAAGGCGTTGAGCTTGTTTTCACCCCAGATGGTGTTGAAGAAATAGCCAAAATAGCATACGAATTGAATCAGCGCCTTGAGAACATTGGTGCAAGAAGGCTTTACACCGTTGTTGAAAAAGTTCTTGAGGATGTATCGTTCCAAGCGCCTGACATACCAACGAAAAAAGTCATCATTGACGCTGCTTACGTTCAGTCGAAACTTTCGAAGATTATCAAAGACGAGGATTTGAGTTCTTACATACTGTAGTCTAGGAGGGTTTTATGAAAAGAAGAACCAGAGAGGCGCTGTTGGCTTATTTGTTTTTGTTGCCGTCTTTTGTTATACTTGGCATTTTTGTTTTTTGGCCAATAGGTTTTTCTTTTGTGCTGAGTTTTTTCAAGTGGGATTTCAAAAACATGAAAAATCCCGTTTTCGCTGGACTTGAAAATTACAGAGAGCTTTTTCGTTTCTTTACACCACTGAGCCATTCCTTTGCTCATTCACTTTTGTCGACTTGTTTGATATTTATCCTTTGTTTAGGAATAGTGGTTGCGATTTATGGATTGGTTGGAACAAAAAAGCCTATTACCCTAGCGCTGTTGATTCTATCTTTGATGGGAGTTCTTTTTATACAAGGAGGATTTGCAGTCGTCTTGGGAATTGTTGTTTTGGCATTGGCAATCTATCTAATCATCAAAAACAAATTCTTCTTGAAACATTTGGCTGGAATTTTGAGCTTTACATTCATAGGTTTTATAGTGGCATTGATGTATGATCATAGGGTGTACACAGTGGTGGATTTCTTGCTGGAAGGAAAAGAACGCAACGTTTTCATCAAAGCCATATACAACACCGTGTATTATGTTTTGTTGACTGTTCCAATTACCTTGGCTTTGTCGTTGTTTGTGGCGATTTTGCTGAACAGCAACGTGAAATTTAGAACCCTTTTTACCACCATTTATTTCATCCCGTTTGTGACATCATCTGTGGCTATTTCGTTGGTTTGGAGATGGATTTTCGATGACCATTTTGGTTTGTTGAATTATTTGCTTTCGTTTTTGAATATCCAGAGGATTGCATGGTTGAAGGACGAAAAATGGACGATACCGACGATTGCTATCGTTTCGATATGGAGGACCATTGGGTATGATGCCGTTATTTTCCTGGCGGGATTGCAGAACATAGATAAAACTTATTATGAAGCCGCAGAGGTTGATGGTGCCAAAGCTTGGCATAGATTTTTCTACATAACTTGGCCTTTGCTTTCTCCAACTACGTTTTTCCTTTTGATCGTTTCCATGATAAGTTCGTTCAAAGTTTTCACAGAGGTTTATGTTTTGTACTCAGGTTTACCTGGACCATATAACAACAGCGGTATGACGATGGTTTATTACGTGTTCGATCGCTTTTACGTTCAACAAAGAATGGGAATAGCTTGTGCGGCAGCTTACATATTGGTCGCGATAGTCCTTGTCTTGACGGCAATACAATTTATGGCTGGAAAGAAAGTTGTTCATTACGTTTCATGAGGTGATGGAATGCTAAAACTGTTTGTGAGAATTTTGATCTACCTTCTACTGGCTGCAGGCGCGATAATCATGCTTCTACCATTTGCATGGATGGTTTCGACTTCTTTCAAAACTAGAAGCGAAGTTGAAAAGTGGCCACCACAATGGGGTTCGAAAAACTTTTCAAGAGAATGGAATGTAAAAGTCAGAGTAAGCAGTAGATCGCTTGGTGGATTGGACTGGCGCGGACTCACTCTGAGGGAAGCTTTGACTTTGCAAAACATTGAACAAATAGAGAATGTTCTTTCAATTGTCATAACCGATGATCCTGTTTATAGAGGGACTTTGATTCTAAAGTTCCCCGACGATTGTTCTTATTTGATCGGGGGACTTGATGTCAGCGAATTTAAGGAATTTGCTTTTAGTTTGCAATCCATGACAAAAGTTAAGGAAGTGAAAGCACTGCTTGAGCGATTTGGCAACGATCCTGAACCGTTTTTTGCCGCTTTCTTTGGTTTGTACACACAGGGTTTGAATGCTGTGCTTGAAAGGAGAAATTACGTTTCAATGGTTGAAAATGCCATCAAAACTGCTTTGAACCAAATTGAGATTTTTGAAAGGTACAGTGGAAGAATTCCTGAAGATTTTAAAGATGAGTACCTTCAGCATTTACAATTGTCCCGTGTTGCTTTTAACGATCTTTTATCGAATATAACAATTTTTAGAAGAGGAGCTGTTTTAATTCTTCAACCTGATGAAATTGAAAAGATATCCAATCTGATCCGTGAATGTTTAACAGCGGTTTCAACAGAAAGACTGAGCGAGGAATTACGCAACCATCCTGTTGTTCAACTTCTCAAAACCAGAGTTGTTGAGCCTGTAGAACAAGTGGCAAACGTTATAGATACATATACCTTTGTCTTGCAGTATTTCAAGTCTATCCAAAAAGATCGTCCCGATAACCTTTTGCTTGTTTTCACCTTTCCAACCGAGCAAGAGAAGCGAGATCTTTTTCTTGAAAGTTTAGCTCAAGCAAAAATCGAGGAAGACTTTGAGATACTGAAAAAATTTGTAAGTGAATCTTTGGAAGGTGTTCCGGAAAAATACGAAAAATTTCTTGACGAATTGATTTTCAAAGAGTTTTCTTATCTCAGTCTACCAAACCTTCGCTTTTATGTTCAACAGATCAAAATTGCTCTTTCTGGATTGAGGTCGGTTTTGACGAATTTCTCAGAATGGCTTTCGATGGAAGATTTCGATTCAACGATACATTTGATAAAATCCAATGCTTTGCTGAATCAAACAGCTTTAGCAGCTTTAGAACGTCTTGAGATGCTTTCCAAGCAAATTCCCGCAAGAGATTTTCAAAAATTGTTGGTTAGTGCGTACAAAAATCTGGAAAAAGTTTTCATCGTTAGGCAGATTGACTCCAAGGTCAAATCAGTGATGAAAATCATTTCATCGCCAAGTTTTGTCAAAGAAGTGAGGCTTAAGCAAAATCAGAACATAGAAATAGATCTTGTGAATGTTCATCCGGTTTACCTCGAAGACGAATCTTATGCTTTAACTGTTAAGTTCAATTTGAGAGAAATGTTTGGAAATATCTTTCATAACTACGTCACAGCTTGGAAAAGCGCACCTTTTGGAAGGTATTATTTGAACACGATATTTGTTTCTGTGGTTACAAACTGCTTTGGAAGTGATTTTATCGGCTATGGCGGCTTACGCTTTCTCCTTTATGAACTTCCTTGCAAAGAAGATCATCTTTGCAGCCTTTTTGGCTACGATGATGGTTCCAGGAGAAGTCTTGCTCGTACCGAACTTCATAACCATATCAAGGTTGGGATGGATAGATACTTACTATGCGCTTATAATTCCATGGATCGTCAGTGTTTTTGCGATCTTTCTTATGAGACAACACTTTTTGACATTGCCTTTGGAGCTTAAAGATGCCGCGATGATAGACGGTTCTTCCCATTGGAGATTTCTTTGGACCATAGTTGCTCCTCTTTCAAAACCTGTTATAATCACAAGTGCGCTGTTGAAATTTGTTGGCAGTTGGAACGCTTTCCTGTGGGTTTTAATAGTCACCAACAAGGACAAGTACAGAACATTGACAGTCGGATTGCAAACTTTTAGCACTGAAGTTGGAACTGTTTACAACCAACTGATGGCAGCTGCTACCATATCGATAATACCTGTTGTGGTTCTTTTCATCTTCACGCAAAGGTATTTCGTCAGAGGTATAGCCAGAACTGGTTTGAAATAGGTGATGACAGATGATGGTAAGCAGGTTAAAGACAAAAGGTAAAAAAAGGCAGAGATTTTTGAACAAAATCCTTCTCTTGATAGTCTTTTTTGTTGTTCTGGGACTTTTTTTGGCTAGTCACATTAGCTATTGGCAAGTCAAAGTTAAAAATCGCGAGTTGAAAAAAAGGCACGCACAAGTAGCCGAAGAGATAAACTTTCTGCAAGTGAGGATCTTTGAATTGCTCGAGGTGGAGGGAAGGAAAAATCAATGATTTTTGTGACAACATCCCATCACCCTGAGGCTTATCAAGTTGAACAAGCCATAAAACTTGCCAAAGAACTCGGTGTACCTTACCTTTCGAGGAGGCGAAACCCAAATCTGTTGGAAAAGTTAGACGATGATTACTGCTATGTTGTTGAAAAAGACAGAGTTGTGGTGAAATGGCGCGGAGGTTGTTTATTCTTTCACCCTTCAATCGCCAAAGTAAGAATGCGAAACATAAGAAACGGGTTAAAAGACCATTTGATAGAATGTTTGGAATTGGTTGGAAATGAAGTAATTTTGGATACTACTCTTGGACTTGCAAGTGAAGCGATATTGATGGCTGCCTTCCTTCCTAACGGCAAAGTTGTGGGACTTGAGGCGTCAGTTCCAATCTACATAGTTGTGAGAGAAGGATTGAAAAATTACAAAGCAAAAGAAGATTGGATAAACGAAGCGATGAAACGCATTGAGGTCATCAACGCGGATTTTAGGAAATTTATCGCCAACTCTCCCGATAATTCCTTTGATATTGTATATTGCGATCCGATGTTTGAAAACCCCGTATTTGAATCATCCTCGATGAATCCGCTTAGAATTTTCGCCAAATACGATACTGTTACACAAAAGGATGTTGATGAAATGCTAAGGGTTGCAAGAAAAAAGGTTGTGCTGAAAGCCCACCAGGAGGATACTCTTTTCAAAAGGATAAAGGTGCATAGGCTTGTTGGAAGCAAGCGAAGTAAAGTTTTGTACGGGGTGATAGAAAAAGAATGGTGATAATCACCGGACCAACGGGAGTTGGAAAAACTGAGCTTGTCATAGAAGCCTTTCAAGGTTTGAACGTTGAAATAGTTTCCGTTGATTCTAGGCAAATCTACAGGTACATGGACATTGGTACCGCAAAACCCACCAAGGAACAACAAAGTTTGATTAAACATCACTTGATCGATATCGTTGATCCTGATGAGTATTTCAGCGCTTACGATTTCAGACAAATGGCAATCAATGTTATAAAAGACATATTAAACCGTGGCAAAATTCCTTTGCTGGTTGGAGGCACTGGACTTTACATCGACACACTTGTACGTGGGATATTCGACGGCGTTCCAAAGGATGAACAACTGAGGCAAAAGCTTCTCGAAGAGGAAAAATCTCGTCCTGGTTCCCTTCGAGAGCAGTTGCTGAAGATTGACCATGTTAGTGCAGCAAAAATACACCCAAACGATCTAAAAAGAACCATAAGGGCTCTTGAGGTTTGGTACAAAACAAGAATACCACTGTCTGAGCATCAGAGAACTGCAAAACCTGTTGGTGATTTCAAAATAATCGTTTTGAATCGTGATCGAAAAGAGCTTTATGATAGAATAAACCGGAGAGTAGAAAAGATGATAGAACTTGGACTTGTGGATGAAGTGAAAAACCTGCTTGAACGCGGTTACACAAAAGATTTGAACTCCATGAAGACAATTGGATATCAAGAAGTGATAGAATATTTGGAAGGAAAGGCAGATTTTGAAACAACCGTTGAAAAGATAAAGAAGAATTCCAGAAACTTTGCGCGAAGACAGTTGATTTGGTTCAGAAGGTACAAAGATGCTGTTTGGTTGGATTGCTCTTGCCAAAGTATTGTGAAAAAAATTCAAGAGATAGTTTTAAATGATGCAAAACATATTTCTTTTTTTTGATTGGGGGGTTAAGGATGGCTGAGAAGTTCAATCTTCAAGACAGGTTTTTGAACACGTTGAGGGTGGGAAAGATCGAGGTAAAGATTTACTTGGTGAATGGATTTCAAACAAAAGGTTATATTCGATCTTTTGACAACTTTACGATCCTTCTTGAAAGTGAAAACCAACAAAGTTTGATCTACAAACACGCTATCAGCACAATAATGCCAACGACCTATGTGAAACTCTTTAAAGCCGAAGGAAAGGAGAAAGAAAAGGAGGAGGCGGAAGAGAAGTTTGAAAGTGAAGGAAATTGATACCGCTTTAAAACAATCAGCCATATTGGTGAGCATCAAAAAAGATCTCGATTCGTTGGAAGAGTTAAAGCAACTTTTGGCTAACCTAGAAGTAGAGGTAATAACAACTTTTGTTCAATCGCGCTTAGAACCTGATCCTGTGACTTACCTTGGAAAGGGAAAGCTCGAGGAGCTAAAGGCTTTAGTTCAGGCTTATCAACCATCATTTGTTGTGATCGATGGGGAAGTTAAACCATTGCAGGCGAAAAACATTGAAAAAATTTTACAAGTACCGCTCAAAGATAGAACTCAAGTTATACTTGACATTTTTGCAAAACATGCCACTACAGAAGAAAGCATACTGCAAGTTGAACTGGCGAAACTTTCCTATGAACTACCAAGGCTTGTAGGAGAGGGAAAGAGTCTTTCAAGAACAGGAGGCGGAATTGGTACCAGAGGTCCTGGTGAGCAGAAGATAGAGGAGAGAAGACGCTACATCAAGCGAAGAATTGCTTGGATTAGGAAAAAACTCGAAGAAATCAGGTTAAATCGAGAAATTCAAAGAAGAAAAAGGTTGGAAAGCGATTTACCAATGGTTTCCTTTGTTGGCTACACCAACGCTGGTAAATCCAGCTTGCTAAAAGTTCTCTCAAAAAGTGATATCGTTGTATCTGAGAAGATGTTCAGCTCCCTTTCCCCAGTTATAAGACGAGTTAAACTACCAAACGGCAGAGTTGTTTTGATGAAAGACACCGTTGGTTTTATCCGAAATGTTCCTCACACCATAATAGAAGCTTTTAAATCCACACTGGAGGAAATACTTTACTCTGATTTGCTGGCACTTGTTGTTGATGTTTCAGAAGAAAATTTTGCTGAAAAAATGAAAACATCCATCATGGTTCTCAAAGAACTTTCCGCTGAATCGATACCTCGGTTGATTGTTTTCAACAAGATAGATTTGGTTTCACCTGAAGTTTTGGAAAAGCTTACCACAATTTACCCAGAAGCTGTTTTTGTGAGCGCAAAAACAGGCAAAGGTATCGATGAATTCTTACAAAAAGTAACGGAAAAA
Proteins encoded in this region:
- the hfq gene encoding RNA chaperone Hfq; amino-acid sequence: MAEKFNLQDRFLNTLRVGKIEVKIYLVNGFQTKGYIRSFDNFTILLESENQQSLIYKHAISTIMPTTYVKLFKAEGKEKEKEEAEEKFESEGN
- the hflX gene encoding GTPase HflX, translating into MKEIDTALKQSAILVSIKKDLDSLEELKQLLANLEVEVITTFVQSRLEPDPVTYLGKGKLEELKALVQAYQPSFVVIDGEVKPLQAKNIEKILQVPLKDRTQVILDIFAKHATTEESILQVELAKLSYELPRLVGEGKSLSRTGGGIGTRGPGEQKIEERRRYIKRRIAWIRKKLEEIRLNREIQRRKRLESDLPMVSFVGYTNAGKSSLLKVLSKSDIVVSEKMFSSLSPVIRRVKLPNGRVVLMKDTVGFIRNVPHTIIEAFKSTLEEILYSDLLALVVDVSEENFAEKMKTSIMVLKELSAESIPRLIVFNKIDLVSPEVLEKLTTIYPEAVFVSAKTGKGIDEFLQKVTEKLFQNEAEEIFEIDPSALPTVMKYCELLTIVQEEWCNGKIRLKLKGSKDVLERLRKVVLGGIEE